Sequence from the Rhodopirellula halodulae genome:
TCGCCGCGGCTTTGATTTTCATCGCTGCTGATTTCTCTCGCCATTTGGCTGCTTCCGCGGGATCATTGGCATTCTCGAAAGCTTCGGCGACAAACGCGAACGCCTCCGCCAGGATGCTTGGATCATTTGGATCCTTTGCATTCTGAATTCGCTCAACGAACTGAATCATTTTTTCGCGAACTCCTGGCAGTGCACAGATTCGCTGGCCTTCGCGGGTAGAGCAGCCAAAGACCACACCCGCCAACTTGTCATAGTCACCCAGCAAGTCCGTGCCGATTGGAATCAATCGAATGGAAGTGGAGTTCGGCTGAGATTTCCCGACGCTGATTTTGTGGTTGCGTCTTCCTAAGATCACTGGCAACGCGTGAGTCTTGGATTCGACGTACAGATCCCATTCTCCCGAAGGAAGTCGCAGTTCCACTTCACCTTCCTCATTCACCGGCCCCATGAAACGATTGGGGAAGGCAGGATTCTCTAACTGTTCGTTGATCTCTTCCATCAACTTTGCGTTGCCGAAGAACTCGGTGGACTGCATCAGAGGCAACCCGTAGAGCTGAGATCCCCAGTTTTTCCAGTAGACGTTGGGATACGCGGCGACCTTGGCTCCCGCGACCGGACGACCATCCAGATCGACCAACCGAATTTCGCAACGATGCAGTTGTTCTGTGTCCAGTTCGATGGGGTGCGTGAATGGGGGATCGATCACGACGGGCGAACCTTCGGCTGGTGCTGCTTGGTTTGGTAGCTTCCGCCCCTGAGCGTCCACCATCAGCGATCGAATACGGTGGCCGTTCGTCAATCCAATCAACTGCATGGTTTCTCCCTTTGGCCAGTGAGGGATTTCAAAGGTGCCATCAGTGCGAATGGGGCCCCAAGTGGACCACGTCAGACGATTGCGATTCGATTGAGGTGGAACGGTCATCGCCAAGACGCGTCCCTCACGAATGGGACGAGGCACTTGATCCGAGATCCGGCCGCTAAGGCTGGTTGATGGAGCAAGCTCCACGACTTGTGGATCATTTGCACCTGATTGCAAATCCACCGTGAAAATCTCGCTGAAGTGCGTCGGTTGTTCGTCGACCAAACGTACCAGCATGAAATCGCACTGTTCGGGTGCCAAACGTCGCACGATGACGTGCTCGTCTTCGATATGTCGCGCGTAACCATCTGTGAACGAGGAGATGTCGGACCGCATCACCTGAATCTCACTCGGTCGAACGGGATTTCCGTCAATGGTCGGCAAAAAGCGAATGCTTGCCGACAGTTTCATCTGGATGATTTCGGGTGTATCGCTGGCGATCGGGACGTCCAGGTGCACCGAGTCCTCAATGGAGTATTCAGGATGTTTTAAGAACAGCGAAACCGAAGTTGTGCGTGTTTGCTCCTGGACATCACGGAAGAACGGATAGATGACTTTTGCAATGCCATCGCTGTTCGTGGTTACGGCAGCCGGATTCAATTCAGACGGATCATTCCCGTTGTTCGCCCAACGGCCGTGCCCCTGAGACGAACGCAATGCCCACGGCGAAACCTCCACACCCTTGATTGGATTGCCATTCGAATCCACGACCTTCACCGGCAACGTTTGCGGCAACTGCCCACCGACGATGGGGACGACGGAATCCTGTCCAGCGGTCCGTGAAGCAACCAGCGACAGGATCACAATTGAGGCGACACGCATTCGGTTCATCGGGTCCACCGTACTACGGACTGAGAAGATGAGAAGAGCACCTAGAGCAACAAGCAAGGTGCCAATCAGTTGACAACGGATGCCCGTTAGTTTGAGGGGGCCAAGACCCTCGCGTCAAGCAATTAAGCGACAGTTGAAAGCAACCTTCGCTGTAGGTTGCACTATGCATTGCGTGGGTGATTAGCTGCTCTGGTGCTTGGGCTTCGCTGTGATTGTGTGAATCGTCAACCCATCCAGGTCGCAATCAGGCCGCCCTGTCCAGACACTCACCAAATACCCGATCGCAACGCAACTGACGATTCCACACGTCGTGTAAAGAAAGCCGTGCACGATCCCCGTTGCCCAAAGCGTGTACATGATCACGGCTCCGCAAACGGCGCCAGTCATTGCACCGATGGAATTCGCTCGCTCGGTCACGCCACCCAGCACGAACAGGCCTCCTAGCACACCCATGAACAACCCCAGCACCACCAAAAACGTATCAAACAGGGAGCGGATGTCTGGATCGACGAAGAACAAGGCCAGCGAAGTTCCTGCCATTCCGATGACCATCGTCAAAACCTTCGCGGCGCGTAGCAGCCCACGTTCAGATTGACACCAGTGCAGCGGACGAACGAAGTCCGTAACCAGAGCCGTCGCGGTGGAATTCATGCTGGTCGAGACAGTGGACTGAGCCGCCGCGAAAACGCCTGCGACGATCAAACCCGCCAATCCAACCGGCATCTCTTTCGCAATGAACAGTGGAAAAATTTGATCGGTGGTGATCGAAGGAGAAATCCTTTCGGGGTGCGAGTGGTAATAGCCATGAAGAGCTGTCCCGATGCCAAAGAACAACAGGGTGGCGGGAATGACCAAGATCGCGTTCGTCCAAATGGATCGCGCGGCGAGTTCTCGCGTTGGCGTCGTCATGTAACGCTGAACCACGGCTTGGTCCGCGGTGTAGGACGATAGATTCTGGCCAATCGCACCCACCACGATGACCCAGAATGCAATCTGAGCGTCATCAGGACGCAGATGCCAGTTGGCCCAACGAAGCTTGTCTGCGTTCAAAGCATGTTGGTAACTTCCCGTGATGCCACCATCCGTTTCGATCAACATCAACGTCAGTGCAACCAAGGCTCCGCCAAGCAAGATCACCGTTTGCAACGTGTCCGTCCATATCACCGCTTCGATTCCGCCGATGGTGCAGTACGCGATGCTGAGAACGCCCATCAGCAACACGGACTGCGTCGGCGTCATCGGCGTCGCCACCGCCAAGGCAAGGCCGGTCAGCGACATCACGACGGCCATCCGAAACAAATGAAACAGTGAGAAGCTCAAGCTTCCGAACCAGCGAACCGGTCGGCTGAATCGTTTTTCCAGGTATTCGTAAGCACTGGTCGCATCGATGCGTCGAAAGAATGGTATCGCCACAAAGACGGCCACAACAGCCACCAGCGGAATGGTGAAATTGCCGATGGCGTATGTCCAGTCTTGAGCATACGCCTTAGATGGGATTCCAGTGAAGGTGACGGAACTCAACATCGTCGCGAAAATGCTGCAGCCTGCTGCCCACCAAGGAATCTGGCTACCGCCGCGAAAATAGTCGTTGGTGTTCTTGTTCTTTCGCGAAAAATAGACACCGATTCCGAGCACCGCGACGAGGTAACCCACCAGCACACCAGTATTCCAACCGCCAAACGCTGCGTGGGGCTCGCTCAGATGAATACGATAGATCGCCGGTGTCCGAACTCGCGGACGGATCTCGCCGCTCGGCAACCAAAGCTCGTCCTGCCAACGAACGACTTGCGTGGTGACTTGATTCAGCGGTGGTGCGGGCAGTTCCACCCAACGATCTGTGATCGTGTGATAGGCGAAATTGCGTTTGGGAAAGCCCGGATGGTTGTCGTGCAACTCATCTGCTCGCCCGAACAGCGAACCATCGTCGCCCCCCAGTACCAAACAATGGCTTTGCCCGTAGCCAATCACCGATCCCGCCATCACGCAGGCCGGCGCATCCGCTCGTTGTCGCCACTTGGCTTCGCTAGGGCAGTACTCCCATGTGTCGCGAAGAAACTTGGTTTTCGCGTTGGCTTCGCTTCTGCCACTGATGACATACAAACAAGGTTCGAAACCATTGTGCTGAGAGGCAGCGACATGAAACGCGCGAGCCGATCCAGGGCAGTCCGGCAGTGCTTCCCACTGAAGACTCGCGGGATCTGCTGCGAGACTCAAATCTAACTTCCAAAATCGATTGGTGGCCGATGACAATTCCAAATTCGACTGGCCACCGAAGATGTACACGGAGTCGCCCAGCAAGTTCGCCGTCATGTGAACGCAGGGCGTCGGCAAAGGCGGGAAATCGGTGAACTCGACGATCTGCCGTTCCGGATTCCAGTGCATCAAGAACACTTGGTCGGAAACACTGCGACCATCGCTGCCTCCCAGACATAAAACGCCACCTGTTCGTTGTCCGTCGGAAGGAATGGAAACCGCAGCACCGTAAGCCAATGACCGAGGCAAAGTTCCCGCGTCCAGCCAATCAAATTGCTCGCCGTCACGTTTTAAAACATGAATGCGATCATGCCACCGCTTTTGATTTTCCCAAACCGGCGTTGGGAAGTTGGCACCTCCGGCGATGATCAAATGATCCGAGTCAACTCCGACGAATGGGCCCGCGACACCGAGTGGATTTGGAAGTGGCGGCATGGGCTCCCAAGTCATCTGCACGTCGGAAGCACGCTTGATCGCGTCATCTGCTCCAATGGACGCCGGTCCAAACATGCTGGCCAGCCAGCATGCGACCGCGAGGCAAAGCAAACGTCGCTCAGGCCACCGCGTCATCTCGACGCTCCCGTTGTGTCCTCGCCGCGGTTCCAATCGAAGAATCCAATCTCAGTCAGCTTGGTATGCAAAGATTTTAACTGAGTTTCCGACAAGCGACCCAGCGGCAAACGGCATGGTCCAACTAGGACGCCTTGCATTTCCAACACCGCTTTGGTCGCCGGATGAAACGGAAATTGTCCCATCACACGGATCACCTCGACCGCGCGAAGTTGCCATTTCCGGGCATGATCAAAGTCGGATGCGGCAAACGATTTGATGACTCGTTGGTAGATGTTGGCGGCGATGTTGTACGTGCTGCCGATGGCAGCGTTCGCTCCGGTCGCCAACGCACCCAGCAACATCTCGTCGCAACCCCAGACCACATCCAGGTCATCCGAGGTGGCGTTTTTGCATGCCATGAATTCGTGCAATTTAGTGTCGGTGTACTTCAATCCTCTCAGTGTTGGCATGCGCTCCGTCGCCAAACGCAGAAACTCCGGCATCACGACGCTTGATCCCGTCAGCGCGGGAATGTGGTAGTAGTAAAAAGGCGTCTCCGGTGCAGCCGTTGCCACCTCGCACATGCAATCGACTAAAGAATCAGAGTCCGCGATCTTGTAGTAGGACGGACAGGTTGCCGAGATTGCATGGGCGCCAATCGATTCAGCGTGTGCCGCGAGCTCACGGGCGTCTCGCAAGCTGTTGTGCCCCACCTGCACAATGACGGGAACGCGATCATTCGCTGCGTCGACGAACGCCCCCGCGAGTTGTTGTCGTTCGCCGGTGGTCAACGACATGCCTTCGCCCGTGCTCCCGCAAACGTACAGCCCCGAAATCCCGGATCGCATCAAGTGGTCCACCAAAGAAGGCACGACCTCCAAGTTCAAATCACCGTTGGGATGCATGGGCGTGTAAGTCGCGGCGATCAAACCGGACAACGCTGGCGACGAGTTCGTGGGCTTCAAGGTTGCTCTCCCGCAGCATCCGAGTCCGCACCGTTTTTCTGCGAACCCTTCTCTAGTTCATCCATCGAGATCGCAACAAAGCTGATCGCGCGGTATCCATCACGCTCGAACAGCACTCCAACTCGCCCATCCGACATGCGAGTCAAACAGGAATACGCAAAACCATCGGGATAAATGACCGTCTGAGCAGGCCAGGTCTTTCCTTCATCGTAGGAGACTCGTAGCACTCCGTTGGCACGCTTGGTCTGCGTTGCAGGGTTGGAGAAGAGAATTCGACTCGTTCCATCTTCGGGCCATGAATACCGCAGTAACGCGGCTTGGCAAGTCGGCTCGATCAACTGTTCATCCGACTGCAGTTGCGTCCAGCTTTCGCCCGCATCGGAGCTGGTTGCAACCTTGCGAAATTTGGTTGTGCCGGCACCTTGCGTCCGAGCGTTCAACATCAACCGTCCATCCGACAACTCGACCATTTGCACCTCATTGCCGTGACCTTTGCCATCGCCGGGGGCCACGTCTCCCATCTTCCAACTTGCACCGTCGTCGTCGCTGTAAGCGGCGTAAACACGCCAATCGCCGTAAGGGCCTTGGTTGAACGGCATGACAATTCGTCCCGGATGGGGGCCGCGTTGCAAGACAATTCCAATGCCGGGACCCGCCGCAACGCTCGTCACGCCGTGTTCTCGTTTCACCTGACGCGATACATCCAATGGCTCGGACCAAGTCAGCCCGTCATCGTCGCTGGTTTGGATGAACGTGAAGTACGAGTCTGGGCCGTATCCATCATTCGCCCGGTGTTCGCCCAATCGGTTTTGTTGATACATCACCAAGATGCGACCGGATTCCAAAACGACCGCTTGAGGGTTGTTGAGCGACAAGGCGCCCTGTTCGCGAATCAGCAAAAGGTCTCCCCAAGTCTTGCCTCCATCGACGGAACGCTTGGCAATCAAATCGTTCTCCGAATGGTCACCACCTTGGCGGCCCTCTGCAAACGCGAGCAACGTTCCTGCTTTGGTGGTCACCAGCGAAGGGATGCGGATCGCGGGATAACCGTCTTCGCCGGGCACAAACACATCGACCAAGTGACGGTCGTGCGCCGTCCCGGTCGACTCCGCCGCCGATAGGTGACACCGCGTTGCAAGCCCAAGCTGTGTTCCGGCAAGGATGGCGAACGCAAAGATCTGACGGGAGAAAATCGCGGGCAAACGACGTCTGATGGCAGCAGGCATGACGAATTCCGAGGTGGGGCGTGTTGACGGCTGAAAAGAGCAAGCCGAGGAAGGAGTGGTGTTATAACATGTCGTGCGATGTTATAACACCACTTGTTCCGTCCCGCTGACTTCGCAGAACATCATGACTGGCAATCTCGCCGATCGAGCCTATCGCCACCTCCGCACCCGGTTGTCTCGTGGTGAACTCGCACCCGGAATGCGTTTGGTCAATCGCACGCTGGCCGCCGACATCGGCGTCAGTGTCATCCCCGTGCGTGAAGCGATCAATCGTTTGGCCAGCGAAGGATTGGTGGAACAAATTCCTGGGTCAGGTGCTTTTGTCCGCAAGATCAATCGGGAGGATTTGGATGATCTGTACGTGCTTCGCGATGCGCTGGAAAGCTGTGCCGCGGGCGAAGCCGCTCGCAACGCGACCTCCGACCAATTGGATCGCTTCGATGAAATTTTGAAACGGGTCGCGGACACGACCGATGCGATTCAGAAGTCCAAACGTGGTCACAGCAACAAACGCCAGCTCAATCAATGGATGGACGATGAGGAAGCGTTCCATCATTTGCTCATCGAAACCTCGCAGAATCGTCTGCTGGCCAAAGTGGTCGATGAGAATCGAGCGATCGCGGCTGTCTTCGAGTGTCAACGCGATTCTCCGAAGCTCCTGACGGCGGAACTCGCCAAGCGGACTCTGTCGTCCAAACGAAAACTCATCGAAGCCATTCGGAAACGCAATGCGGATCAGGCTCGTCAGTTGATGAGCCAACACATTCGCCGCGGTCAGCAAACGGTCGTCGAGTTCTTTTTCTCAGATGATGCACCCGGGGAACGCTGAGAAGAAGGCTGAAGCGTACCGAACGGATGAAGCACGTGAGAAACTCCCCAAGTTGATTTCAGTTTTGGTCCACCAGTGAGCGTGATGTTGGACGTGAGCGTGACAGGCGGCAACGGCGTGTGCATAATGAAGCGATGAAAGAGTCTCTCCCGCCCCGCAACCGAATCCGCGTGTTGCCAATCGTGCTACTGGCTGCCGCGTTTTCGGCCGTAGTGTCAGCCGACACGTTCAGTTGGTCCAACGAAACTTCGGTGGCCACGAACGCGAATCTGCCTCGCGACGAAATTGCCCCGACTGTTTCCGCGAAGCGGTTGGCCGAGGTGCCCATTGCGTCACGAATGTTGCGGCGACCGATTGCGTCTGCACGCTGGGACGACGACACCGTTGTGGTCGCGAATCAGCGGAGCGGAACGGTCAGCTTTGTTTCGGTCGACGACATGGCCGTCCGACGTGAAGTCGAGGTCGGTGGCAATCTGACCGATCTCGCTCGCGTTGAGGTCGAGGGTGAGCCGCATTTGTTGCTGACGGATGACAAGGCTCATCGGCTGGTTTGTGTGCGGGTTACGGATGAGGCGGCGACCATGGTTTGGCAATTGGAAATGCCAACCGGGCCGACGTCGCTGGTTCTTTCGCCGGACAATCATTCGTGCGTCGTCGCGTCTTCTTGGGCCCGAACGTTGACTTGGGTGGAGTTGCCAGCAGCCGTCGGGGACTCAGCGAAGATTCGTGAGTCGCTGGATCTGCCGTTCTCACCCAAGGCACAGCTTCTCTTTGCGGATCAAAAACGGTTGTTGGTTGCCGACGCGTTCGGGCCGCGACTCGCCTTGATCGCGACTGACACCAGAACGCTCCTTTCAATTCGCGAAATTCCCGGAAACAACATTCGCGGGCTCACACGAAATCAAGACGGCGACAAGCTGTACGTCACGCACGAGTTGATCAACGAGATTGCTCCTCCACGAAGCAGCGAAATCATTTGGGGATCCATGGTGTCCGATGCCATGCGCGAGATCCCGGTCGCGACGATTCTGGATCCTGAAGCCTCGCTCAGCCAAGGCAGCCGGTTTTTGGCTCTCGGCAACAACACTCGCGGCGCGGGCGATCCCAATGGGTTGGCATCGCGGTCCGATGGGCGATTGATTGTGGCCATCGGTGGCCTCGGACAAATCGGTGTGGTGGAACCCGGTGGGATCGGTGTGACTCGGCTGCAGACCGGAAAGCGGCCGACGCACGTGTTGGCGTGGTCCGACGATCGTTTCCTGATCACTAATCAACATTCTGATTCACTTTCGCGAGTCGACTTTGATTGGAAAGAGAACACGAAGGTTGATGTCATCGGGACGGATGATTCGGAATTCGGCGGTGCGGATGAGACGCCGGCCGACTACGAGGACTCCGCTGACCAAACAAGCTATTCCGAGAAGGGCGAAGCGGAATACGAGTACGCTGGCGTCGATGAGTCATTCGACGAGAGTCGTTCAGGGGAGGAAGGTGAAGCGTCCGAAGGGTCGGACGATTACGACCAAGACAAGACTGAGACCGAGTACGACGTCGAAGCAGCATACGACGTGAAGAGCGAGTACGCCGAGAGCGAGTACGACGATCGCGAAGCCTACGCGAGCGATGTTTCGCGAAATGGGCTGACCTATCAAACCAAGACGTACCAGATCGGTCCCGACGCGGATAAAGGGGCGAAGCAACTGGTCGCCACGGTGCAACAGATGTCGCTTGGACTGCCGCCGAAACTGACTCCTTCGGAACGCGGTGAAACGCTCTTCTTCGATGCCAGCTTGTCTCGAGGTGGTTGGTACAGTTGCCACAGTTGTCATACGGATGGGCACACCAGCGGTTCCCTAGCCGATACGCTCAGCGACGGTGGTGAGGGGGCACCGAAACGCATTTTGTCGTTACATGGAGTTGGGCAAACGGGGCCTTGGGCGTGGATCGGCGACAAGTCAGAAATCGAGTCGCAAGTTCGGCAAACGCTGCGGCTGACGATGCAAGGTCGCAAGCTGAACGGTGGCGAAATTGGGGATCTGGTTGCGTTTTTGAAGTCGCTGCCGCCGGCACCAATCTTTCGCCCCGCGACGGACGATGCGGATGCGAAGATCGTCGACGCGGGACGCGAACTCTTTCAGTCACTGGATTGTGTTGCGTGCCACTCCGGATCCGTTCTGACTTCCGAAGACACCTACGAAGTGGGACTGACTGATGAACGAGGAACGACGCAGTTCAACCCGCCGTCGCTTCGTGGTGTCGGTCACCTGCATTCGCTCTTTCATGATTTGCGAGCCGCGGACCTCAACGCTGTTGTCACGCAGTACAAGCACCAACTTCCCCGCGACCTCACGCTGGACGAGCAAGAAGCACTGATTCGATACCTGCAAAGTCTATAATCCAAAACGCGACCGAATCGTTTTTTGTGGATTTTCGTTCACCATCTGGTTGCAAGCAGCGGTTTCGATTTCTTTTGTCAGCTAGCTCCGGTGCAGCGATCGGTTGATGCCACGAATGCAGCTTCAATGATCTCAATCTTCGTTGAAACGTTTGAATGTCGCCGCGCATATCAGTCGTGTTGATGAACGCCGGTATACAACAAAGGCGTCTTTTTGATATTGAAATCGGTTGCGTCGCGAAGAATGCAAAGTGACGCCACCGCCATCCCTCGCGAGTTCAATTGCGCTACACTACAATTCTGAAACGATTGCGGAGACACGCAGTTGGCTGGTCATTGAAGGTTTCAAGATGATTCACTTCACAGAAAACAAGACTGTTCTTGAAGCAAGACATCGCACTGAAGTCGGCGACTCTGTCACAATGGTTGAGAGGATCCCGTCACTTCAACTTAAGCTCGACAGGAACAGGGGCACACGTATCACCGACGGGAGAGATCTTGTCAGTGAGAATTAGTAAACATCATGAGCACTGAGCACAGGGGCACCGGTCAACGCAAAATCGGTCAGCGGATCGATCCAGCACGACCGAACTTGCATGCGTTTGGATCGATGCTGGACGAATACGGTATTGGCTTCGTTCGCATTGAGACGAGTTCGTCAAAGATTTTGAATCTGAATCGTTCGTTCGCAAATTTCTTGGGACGCGAGCTTACCGGTGTGGTGGGCACTCTGCTGACGGATTGCTTGAACGAAGACAGCCAAGCAGACTTCATTCGTCTGATTGAAAGCGTTGGCATTCGAGCAGGTGAACGGGCGGAAGAAGTCTTCTCAGTCTCGGTAAAGGATGGATCGCGTCGTTGGCTGCGTTTCAGCTTGGTGGCGGAGGCTGATGAGGACGGTCCAAAGGACGAATGCAACGCGACGGTCATCGATCTAACCCAGGCGATGAAAGCCGAAGAAGAGCTGCGGTTGGCAAACGACCGATTCGATTCCGCTCAGGAGACCAGCCGCGTTGGTAGCTGGGAATGGAAGGAGGGGGATGAATATGCGTGGTGGTCGAAACAGCTTTACGCTCTTCACCGAATGGATCCCGATCGAGGGCCTGTGAGCTTCGAAGATTTCATGTTGATGGTTGCGCCCAAAGATCGTGAAACGATCATCCGAGTCAATCAACCGCCATTTTTACCCGGCGACGTAAGACGTTTCGAATTCTCCAGCAATCCGGCCGTCGGTCCGCAGCGGCATTTCGCGGCGACCGTCTGGATGACCGAGATCGACGGAAGGCTCGTTCGACGCGGCACGACCCAGGATGTCACACGACAAGTCGAGTTGGTGAAGGCGCTCGAACAGAGCGAAGTGAATTTGCGAGAACTGGTTTCGCATACCGCAGAAGGCTCCGCAGTGCTCAACCTGGATGGATTGTTCATTCAGGCGGACGAAAAATTCGCGTCGATGCTCGGTTGCAATCCGGAGGACCTGGTCGGCCAACCCATCCAAAAGTTCGCTGAAGCTGAAAGCCAACGGGCGATCGAAGAACGTTTCCTCAACAGGACTCACGCGGAAGCTTACGAGATTCAGCTTCAGCATGTGGATGAGTACTGGGCCTGGTTACTGTTGAGCTCGGCGCCGTTGCTCAACGACGATGGACAATTTGTCGGTGTGCAAGTCAAAGCACTCGATATCACTCATCGCAAACAAGTTGAGATCTTGGCCAAGCACGCCTCGCAAGCGAGAGCGAAACTGAAAAGCTTGACCAGTCGAGAAAGACAAGTGCTGGCACAGATTGTTGATGGGCAAATGAACAAGGTCATTGCCAATCGACTGGACATCAGCGAGAAGACCGTTGAGCGTCATCGATCCAATCTGATGAAGAAGCTGGAGGCTCACAGCGTTGCAGAATTGGTTCGCATTTCAATCACTGCCGAGGTGATGACGGCTTCCTGAGTGAACCTCAAATCGGAAACCGTTCGATGCAACGGCGAGTGTGTTCTTCCGAACGACGCCAGCCTCAAAACTCGTGTTGCGGTCTGACGTAAAAGATAGCAAGCCCGGCCAGCATCCGAGCTTACCTTTGCCCCAAAGTAAGCGAGTGGATGCTGACCGAGCTTTGCTCTTTGCCCCATAACAGTATCGTTCAGGTACCACCAAAATGCACCTCGGTTTTACTGATTTGAGGGGCATCCCCACGGAGGTGTTCAATTCGAGCACGTTTTGTGGCGTTTTGGCGCACGTTCGGCGACGGAATCAGCCTATGTGTGACAAATGAGTGCAGTGTCCTCGGGTTGAACTCACCCAGATGTTGTTTGGGATTCGCCCGTGCGTGCTGGTGTAGGCGACCCAGGTCATTCTTTCGCACTCTTCCTGATCTTCGTCTGCTGAATACAACATACCAATGAAGTAGGAATCATTGCTCACATCACGCATGAAAAAACGCAAACACGCAGTGACTGCGCGTTTGCGAAGTGCTTGAGTCGATCTTGTCTGCCTGCGATTGCGTGTCGACCTGCAAGTTGCTCAGTGTCGCATGACGATGCCAAAGCTTAGGAAGTCAGCCGAGAGTCGGTTGGTCACCGATGAACCAGGCACTGCACCGGCGGGCAAGATCACGGCTCCGGTTCGGCTGTTCTCAAAGTAGTGTGAGTAGCCAACGTTGACCGCCACGCAATCATTCAGCTTGTAGGATCCGCCCACGCTCAACATGTGCTCGTAGAGCAAAGGCGAAGCAAGGTTGAAGAACGCTTCGCTATTGCGAATCGGATTTTGGTTGTAGGTGTAACCGCCCCGCAGGTAGATCCGCTCGCCAATGGCTCGTTGAGCTCCAAAAGCCATCGCGAAAACGCTGCTCCAATCCAATCCGTTCAGTTTGCCCGTGCCGTCGTAAGTCGCCGAGTCACCAAAGCCATCGGCGTTGGCGTAGTCGATGAAACGGAAGTCGGCTGCGAACAACCACTGATCAATTCCCGTGTAGCCCGTCCCAACAGACAGAATGCTGGGAAGATCCAGTTCGCACGTCAGTGTACGAGGCAATCCGTTTTCATCCTCGCCCATGAACTCGAACGTTTCCATCCAAGCCTTGCTTTTGTAGGACGCTCCCAACTGCCAATCGTTGTTCAGCAGGTAATACGTTCCCAATTGAAAGCCACCGCCCCAGTGATATCGCGTGGCACGTCCACCCGAGTACGTGTTGTCTCCGTTGGCGGAATCAAAAACAAAAGGCTCGATTCCAACCTGGCCGGTGGTCAAAATGGGGCCCGCAGCGACCGACAGACGTTCGGTCATCGCCATGGAAAGCACGGGAGCAATCTGCAGAAACGCAGCTTCGGAACTGATTTGCCCCAGTCCAGTTGGTTGAGGTGCCAATACGGGATTCGTTGTCCCGGATGACAAGTTGGTTTTGAATCCCGCGACTGAGTTCACACTCAATCCGAACGTGAATCGAGGATCCGCCAGTCGGTGAGTCCAAGCAAAGTTGGGAACGGGAAAGGTCCCCGGATCCGCGTCGGTCGAACCTGAGGTGCCGCCAACAGAGGAACTCACGTTGTGATCCGTGAACAACAGGTCCACGCCAACCTCCAATTCACTGCGTTCCATCCCACTGATGGATGCCGGGTTCCAGTACATTGCACTGAGCGCGCTGATGGGAGCGGCTGTTGACGCTCCTCCCATACTGCGGTTGACCGGCCCCGCGGCCGAAATGATCGTTCCTTGAGCGAATGCTGAACCAGCACTCAAGCACGCACCCATCAGAAGTGCGACGCGGACAATACGATTGAACATCCAAATGCCCCAAACATGGATCCATACAAGCGGGCCGTTTCAACTAGCCAGCAACATCGATCCAATCGGCGCAGGCCGTCCAATGAGTCCTTCAAATGACTCTCGGTCCCTACAGTTTCACATGCTGCTCAATCAACGCACCTCGGATGGGGTTGGCGAATTACCTGCAGTGAGTTTCACAGGCTTCTAAAATGTTTTGCCTGGATAGGAAACGGCTGCAATCGTTGAGTGAAAGACGGCACTGAAAG
This genomic interval carries:
- a CDS encoding PAS domain S-box protein, coding for MSTEHRGTGQRKIGQRIDPARPNLHAFGSMLDEYGIGFVRIETSSSKILNLNRSFANFLGRELTGVVGTLLTDCLNEDSQADFIRLIESVGIRAGERAEEVFSVSVKDGSRRWLRFSLVAEADEDGPKDECNATVIDLTQAMKAEEELRLANDRFDSAQETSRVGSWEWKEGDEYAWWSKQLYALHRMDPDRGPVSFEDFMLMVAPKDRETIIRVNQPPFLPGDVRRFEFSSNPAVGPQRHFAATVWMTEIDGRLVRRGTTQDVTRQVELVKALEQSEVNLRELVSHTAEGSAVLNLDGLFIQADEKFASMLGCNPEDLVGQPIQKFAEAESQRAIEERFLNRTHAEAYEIQLQHVDEYWAWLLLSSAPLLNDDGQFVGVQVKALDITHRKQVEILAKHASQARAKLKSLTSRERQVLAQIVDGQMNKVIANRLDISEKTVERHRSNLMKKLEAHSVAELVRISITAEVMTAS
- a CDS encoding cytochrome c peroxidase; protein product: MKESLPPRNRIRVLPIVLLAAAFSAVVSADTFSWSNETSVATNANLPRDEIAPTVSAKRLAEVPIASRMLRRPIASARWDDDTVVVANQRSGTVSFVSVDDMAVRREVEVGGNLTDLARVEVEGEPHLLLTDDKAHRLVCVRVTDEAATMVWQLEMPTGPTSLVLSPDNHSCVVASSWARTLTWVELPAAVGDSAKIRESLDLPFSPKAQLLFADQKRLLVADAFGPRLALIATDTRTLLSIREIPGNNIRGLTRNQDGDKLYVTHELINEIAPPRSSEIIWGSMVSDAMREIPVATILDPEASLSQGSRFLALGNNTRGAGDPNGLASRSDGRLIVAIGGLGQIGVVEPGGIGVTRLQTGKRPTHVLAWSDDRFLITNQHSDSLSRVDFDWKENTKVDVIGTDDSEFGGADETPADYEDSADQTSYSEKGEAEYEYAGVDESFDESRSGEEGEASEGSDDYDQDKTETEYDVEAAYDVKSEYAESEYDDREAYASDVSRNGLTYQTKTYQIGPDADKGAKQLVATVQQMSLGLPPKLTPSERGETLFFDASLSRGGWYSCHSCHTDGHTSGSLADTLSDGGEGAPKRILSLHGVGQTGPWAWIGDKSEIESQVRQTLRLTMQGRKLNGGEIGDLVAFLKSLPPAPIFRPATDDADAKIVDAGRELFQSLDCVACHSGSVLTSEDTYEVGLTDERGTTQFNPPSLRGVGHLHSLFHDLRAADLNAVVTQYKHQLPRDLTLDEQEALIRYLQSL
- a CDS encoding OmpP1/FadL family transporter: MSAGSAFAQGTIISAAGPVNRSMGGASTAAPISALSAMYWNPASISGMERSELEVGVDLLFTDHNVSSSVGGTSGSTDADPGTFPVPNFAWTHRLADPRFTFGLSVNSVAGFKTNLSSGTTNPVLAPQPTGLGQISSEAAFLQIAPVLSMAMTERLSVAAGPILTTGQVGIEPFVFDSANGDNTYSGGRATRYHWGGGFQLGTYYLLNNDWQLGASYKSKAWMETFEFMGEDENGLPRTLTCELDLPSILSVGTGYTGIDQWLFAADFRFIDYANADGFGDSATYDGTGKLNGLDWSSVFAMAFGAQRAIGERIYLRGGYTYNQNPIRNSEAFFNLASPLLYEHMLSVGGSYKLNDCVAVNVGYSHYFENSRTGAVILPAGAVPGSSVTNRLSADFLSFGIVMRH